A stretch of Natator depressus isolate rNatDep1 chromosome 2, rNatDep2.hap1, whole genome shotgun sequence DNA encodes these proteins:
- the LOC141981828 gene encoding cathelicidin-2-like has product MAVVLFLVALLASLGVSVAASPLLEAQLLSPRNVARSAVEAYNQETGTQAVFRMFKLKSFHKTQFDWGTHFSINFTIKETNCWKSVASYRLEDCRYRPNGMKRDCSANVSVLDFIQEAPLTSVKCTQEQRAKKNSKKPKPKAQSVPKVTVEYFPSSFSTAALTAPEEG; this is encoded by the exons atggcGGTGGTGCTGTTCCTGGTGGCCCTGCTGGCGTCTCTCGGGGTGTCCGTTGCTGCCAGTCCCCTTTTGGAGGCTCAGCTGCTGTCCCCCCGAAATGTGGCTCGTTCTGCGGTCGAGGCCTATAATCAAGAAACTGGAACGCAGGCAGTGTTCAGGATgtttaagctcaaaagcttccACAAAACA CAATTTGACTGGGGCACGCACTTCAGCATCAACTTCACCATCAAAGAGACGAACTGCTGGAAAAGCGTGGCTAGCTACCGCCTTGAGGACTGCAGATATCGGCCAAATGGG ATGAAAAGGGATTGTTCCGCCAACGTGTCAGTTCTTGACTTCATACAAGAGGCACCTTTGACATCTGTGAAGTGCACCCAGGAGCAG CGGGCGAAAAAAAACAGCAAGAAACCAAAACCCAAGGCCCAGTCCGTCCCCAAAGTGACTGTCGAGTACTTTCCGTCGTCTTTCTCTACCGCGGCCCTGACAGCACCAGAAGAAGGCTAA
- the LOC141983381 gene encoding cathelicidin-2-like: MESCWGVLMMLGVAVATTTSPPPQQQMLSHEEAVSLAIDLYNQEPHIDFAFRLLEAEAQPDWAATNETLQLLEFTVKETECPVSENLLLDECDFRSNGVVRACSGTISTEPEAPLVLLTCDTVAQERTRVRRSIFRKLRRKIKKGLKKGIQHLLAGGRQGLPQGGRPGMI, from the exons ATGGAGAGCTGCTGGGGAGTCCTGATGATGCTCGGGGTGGCCGTAGCAACCACCACATCACCTCCTCCGCAGCAGCAGATGCTGAGCCACGAAGAGGCTGTTTCCCTGGCCATAGACCTCTACAACCAAGAGCCACACATAGACTTTGCCTTCCGACTCTTAGAAGCAGAAGCCCAGCCTGACTGG GCTGCGACCAATGaaaccctccagctgctggagttcACAGTGAAAGAGACCGAGTGCCCCGTGTCTGAGAACCTGCTCCTTGATGAATGTGACTTCAGGAGCAACGGG GTGGTGAGAGCGTGCTCAGGAACCATCTCCACTGAGCCAGAGGCCCCCTTGGTTCTGCTCACCTGCGACACGGTAGCTCAGGAG CGTACTCGTGTCAGGAGGTCCATATTCAGAAAACTCAGGAGGAAAATCAAAAAGGGTCTTAAGAAAGGGATCCAGCACCTCCTGGCTGGTGGAAGACAAGGCCTACCCCAAGGAGGGAGACCAGGAATGATATAG